ATCTCTGAAAAAACGCGCGAAAAAGGCGCGGCGACACTTTTAAGAATGTTAGAGGATCCTATAAAATGGCCGGAATCCTATCTCCTAAAAAAACCAGAGGTGATGTTTGCCAACGAAGCGGTGAATGCTATTAATTCTCTCTCGAAGGAAATGCGAAAGTCTTTAAGAAAACAAACCAGAAAGGATACAACTGAAACAGAAACTAAATAGCTGCGTACTCTGCAACTGCTTGAATCCATTAAATAGCGCGTGACCTCAAAAAACACGCGCTATTCGCGTGATTATGCAAGTAACGACAGTTGCTCGCATTCGTCTTGCAGGCCGTATAGCAAATCCTGGGAATGATAGTGCTGCCGCATATCGGGAAGGCACTTTAGTCGTCCTCTCTTGTTCACTTGAGGACTGATGGCGGTCTAGTGGAGGGATTAAGGTCAGACAGCCGGAGCTATCCATTCCACGAAGCGCCTTGCTCGCCGTCGACCGGCGTGCGCAGACGATCCGCCGTGACAGATCCTCAAGCATGGCCTGAGTGATCTCCGTGTCGCCATAGCGCGCCGGCCAGCCCGAGATGAGCGGGTACGGCACGCCGAAGGCCTCCGCCTCGATTCGGGTCAGCGATTTCACCGATCCCCTACCCTCCAGGTAGCGTGCCAGCGTCAATTTTTGCGACATTTTCGGGCCTTTTTTTCCTACGCACCCTGTAAAGGTACTGTTCAGGTTCTGTTCTTGGCTGTTCAGGCAGATCTTCTAAGGTCTGTGGTTTCGTTTTATCCCAGCAGAGCCTCGGTTCCAGAGCGGCACCCTCCCAAAAGCAAGCCAATAGACTCGCTTCCGTGGAAAGCGCCTGCATCCCATGCTTTCGCCTTCGGACACTTTCGCTTGGTTCGCAGACTTTTCAGGTGTCTCCACCTGTCCCCCGGCGCGCTCTACGAACTACCACCCACGCTGTGCCCCTGCCGGACGTCCTTGGCTCTTAGACCTGGGCGTCGGCGGTTTCCCCTCCCTGCTCCAGGCGTGCAAACAGCCAGACTCGGCTGATGGACGCATTTTACCTAAATATTTAGGCATACCTCAATATTTTTATTGATTTGTTTTTAGGGATGCCTAATAATGACTCCAACGACATCGAGCTCAGCACCTCCCGAGCCGCAGAACTGGAGAACAGCATGACCCAGCAGTACGACCAGGACTACCTGAAGAAGGCGCTCGCCGAAGAGCGCGAGATCGCACGGCTCGACCTGCGCGTGCGCACCTCGACGCCCGGCGGCCTGGGCCTGTCGATCGAATCGAACCTTTACCTGGTGACCGGCGGGACCAGCAGTGGTCACGGCCTTCGCAGTAGCGAGATCCTGCCGAAGTGGCGCCGCCACCGCACCGCTGCCGGCGCCCTGGCCATCAAACACATGCTGAACATCCGGCATGACCTCGAGGTGGAGTACGCGGTCACGGTCGGTTACGGCGCTGGCCGCCGTGGCGTGACCGAGTTCTATGGCGCGCACCCGAGCATCGAGTTCGCGACCATGGCCGCGATTGTGCGCGCCGCCATCCAGAAGCTGACCGAGGAGCTCGACGAACGCGCGGCCCTCAACCCTACCCGCTCGAGTTCGAGCCGCCGGCCCGGCGCCAGGGCGACATCCAAACCGAAAGGCAACCCATGAGCTTCAAGAAGAATCAGCCCGTCGTGGCGACCACCATCCGCGGCGTCGAGCGCAGCGGCACCTTCGTGACCACGCACGCAACCACGAAGGGCGACTGGGTGGAGATCAAGCCGACCGACGGCAAGCCGAACTTCAAGACCCGCCCTTCCCTGGTGCGGCCAGCCTGACATCGGCGGAGCCCAGCAGCATCCATCGCCCGGCACGACCGGGCTTTGGCACTGAGGCATACCGCCGCCACCTGGAGAAACCGATGATCCGCTTCCTGCTCTTTTTCCGCCTCGAATGGTGCGAGCGCCGCCCGGGCCTGATGTTCGCCCTGCTCCTCGCTCTGATCTGCCTGGGCGGCGCCATCGACCCGGCCGCCCCGCTGTAACCCTGACCTCAACGACAAGGATCCGCAATGTTCTTCCGCAACCTCCAGATTTACCGCCTGCCGGCGCCGTGGGGCATGACCGCGCAGCGCCTGGCCGCATACCTCGAGCCGCAGGGCTTCGTGCCGACGTCCAGCAACGAGCTGATGCGCCAGGGCTTCGACCGCCCGCGCGGCGCCGACGGCGCGCTGGTGCACGAGGTGGCCGGCCAGTTCCTCATCGCGCTCAAGACGCAGAAGAAGATTCTGCCGAGCGCTGCGGTCAACGAGCGCGCCAAGGCGATGGCGGCCGATCTGGAAAAGCAGCAGGGATTCCCGCCCGGGAGGAAGGCCATGCGCGAGCTGAAGGAGCGCGCCGCCGACGAGATGCTGCCGAAGGCATTCTCCGTTTCCCGCACGACGCTGGTCTGGATCGACCCGAAGAACGGCTGGCTGGTGGTCGACGCCGCGGCGCCGAGCAGGGCCGACGACGTCGTCAAGCTGTTGCTCAAGGCGGTCGACAAGATGCCGCTGGAATCGCTCCGCGTGCAGCGCTCGCCGGTGGCGATGATGACCGGCTGGCTGGATGCCGACGAGGCGCCGCACGGCTTCACGATCGACCGCGATGCCACGCTGCGCGCCACTGGCGAGAGCCGGGCCCAGGTCGGCTACAAGTCGCACACCCTCGAGCCTGAAGACGTGCGTCGCCACATCGCCGCCGGCAAGCAGTGCACCCGCCTGGCCATGACCTGGAACGACCGCATCAGCTTCGTGCTGACTGAGTCGCTGGCGATCAAAGGTGTCAAGCCGCTGGACGTCATCCGCGAAAACGCCGCGGCGGCGGCCGACGATACCGAGCGCTTCGACAACGGCTTCATGCTGATGTCGGGCGAGCTGGCCAAGCTTCTGGCCGGCCTGGTCGAAGCCCTGGGCGGGGAGGCGAAATTGTGAAAACCCGCCGCCGCCGTGCGCTCTCCGCCGAAGAAGCGTCCATGACGCCAGCCCAGCGCGCCGAGATGCGTGAGATCGGAATCCGGTCGCGCGCCAGGTCGATGGTGCGCAGCCACCGCATCGCAGACGCGATCGAGAAAGACGTCGCGCAATTCCGTTCGAAGGAGTCTACGAAATGACCATGACCACCAGCACTCTGCCAGTTGCGGCTGAGGCACCTCAGCGCCGCGCCGACGACAAGCGCCCTACCGCCTCCCTGGACTGGCGCGGCGCCGAGCCGGGCCTGGCTCGCATGAGCGACGCCATGATCGACACCGAGACGCTCGGCACCACGCCAGGATCCGCGATCCTGAGCCTCGGCGCCGTGATGTTCGGCCCGGACGGTCTGGGCGAGACGTTCTACGCGCCTATCGACCTTGCGTCGTGCGTGCTTGCTGGTCTCGCTATTGACCCGGCCACCGTCCAGTGGTGGATGGCGCAGGGCGATGAGGCACGCGCTGCGGCATTCCCGACCGATGCCGCCACTCTGCCGCAGGTTCTGCTCGCATTCCAGGCATGGTTCGTCGCCCAAGAGGCGCGCTATCCATGGTGCCACGGCGCCGGGTTCGATGTGCCGCTTCTGGATGCGGCGTTCAAGGCCTGCGGCCTGGCGTCGCCCTGGGCGTTCTGGGATGTGCGTGACACCCGCACCCTCTATGACGTGGCCGGCGTGAAGGTCGACCGGCGCGCCGGCACCCACCATCACGCGCTGGACGACGCGATCAGCCAGGCCGAGGCTGCCGCGCGCGCCCTGCGCATCGTCCACGCCCACAAAACGATCACCGAGGTCACACCATGAGCGAACACCAACTCAGTGCCATCAAATGGTCCTGCGCCCGCGTTCTGCTGGTCTGCGCGCTGTGCACCACGGCGATCGTGAACGGGTGGCCGCTGTGATGCGCCGCATCGGCCAGGCCATCGTGTTCGTGCTGGCGTTCCTGATCATCGTCGGCGAGGTGCAGCGCAGCGAGGCAGCCGCCGACGAGCGCGCCGCCCAGGCCCTGTACGGGAGCGGCAGGTGACATTCGAGCAGCTGCGCATCACCTACCAGAGCGACGAGCAGATGGCCCGCGCATTGTTCGCGCAACTGGCTGAGGTCGAGGCAATGCTGAGCCTGGCCGAAGCCCAGCGCGACAAACTGAAAAAGAAACTGGCGCCGCCGCCCGCGCGCCGCATACATCGAGGAGAGAACTGATGAGCAGTAACCACAACCCAGCCTATTTCGATGCCCTCGCCAACTCGCGCGGCATCGCCCTGCCCGCCGCGCGCACCTGGTCGATCCTGCTGACCAGCGCCAATCACGGCACCGTCGGCCCGATCGGCAGCACGTTCCCTCACGCCGGCGAGAAGCACGAGCGCGTCCAGGTGATGGAGATCGTCGAAGCCGGCGCGCCGCCAGCGCCGGGCGCTGACCTGGCCGGCCTGGTGCGCGTCGGGATTGACTGGAGCACCGACTTCCTCGCCGAGGTGCGCGCCCACGCGCTCGAGGAAGCGGCAGGTCTTGTGGACGCAGCAACGGAAGGCTCCCTTCGCTCTGCGACCTCTGCAGCGATCCGCGCGCTCAAGGGCGTCACCCCTACCGCTACCAATACTGCTGGAGCCGTGCCGGAAGGTGATCTCAGGGACTTGGCGCGCCAGTTCCAGCGCGCGGCGAGCCGCGATGTGCCACTGACCATCTCGCCTGAATCCTGCGCCCTGCTGTTCCGCGCCATGACCCCGCCAATCGCACCGGCACTGGCAGAGCCGGTCCACCAGGATGCAACGCTGGAATGCGATGCTGCCTTCGAGCGCTGGTATGCGGCGCAGCGTCACCAGCTTACCAACGAGCAGGTTTGCCATCTCATCTGGCAGCGCGCCTGGGAAGCGGCGAGCAGCGCGCGGCCGGCGGATGTCAAGGAAGTGCCCAGCATCGAGAGCCGGGAATTCCATGAGATGGCGATGGACTACCGTGGTGCGTCGATCACCGGCGCGCATCTTGCATATCGCGCGCTACTCGCCCACATCGACGCCCACGTAGCGCGCCATGCCCGCCCCTCGGCAATCGACAAGGCCACGGCCGAAGAAGCGCGCCTGTACCGCGATCTGACTGGCGACGCGATGAAACTCGGCTTCGATGGCCTACCCGCGGCGGTGCAGGCGCTGCGCGATGTTCAGTCCGCACCGGCCGCGTTTCTGCTACCGGGCGACATGAAGGCGCTGGCTCGCTTCTGCGAGTGCGCCGAAGACTTCGACTCGGGCGGTCATGACGTGCCGAAGGAGGAGATGCGCCGCCTGGTCGAAATCGGCGTCACGCGTCCAGCTGGGCCGGGCCGCCACATGGTCACCTCATTCGGCGACTACGTGATGGGCCGGGTTGCAGAACTGGGCCTGATGCTACCGCTGAAGACGCTCGACGAGCGCAATCAGGAACTGGTGCATCGCTTTAATCAAGAGAAAGGCGGCGCCTGAAATGCAGACCACGATCACCGCGCGGCAGCTGGAGCTGCTGCATCACACCTTGGGTGTGCACCCAGAGCGCCGCGAGTCGCATCGAAACCACTTCGTCGCGGGGCCGCGCCATCACGATCAAGCCGATCTGGAAGCGCTGGAGGCGGCGGGCCTGATGGAGCGCGGCCGCACGCCGAAGTTCCTCGATCAGGGCGATGTCGTCTTCCAGTGCACTGAGGCTGGGCGCGAATGCGCGATCGACAACTTGCCGCCACCGCCGAAGTACAGCCGCTACGAGGAATATCTCCGATCCGAGTGCAGCGAGAACTTCGCATGGTTTCTCGGCATACGGGTTCCGGAACTGCAGACCAACTACGGCTCGTGGCGCGGGCCAACCCAATACCGCTACGTCCGCCGGGACGGCTACGACTGGGAAGACGTGCGCGGCGAATGGAAGCCGACGAAGAAGGAAGCTAAGGCAAGTTATAAGGCGGCGCTGAAGGCGCTCAAGGAAAGGCAGCGCGAATGGCGCAAATCGAATTTGGAGGCAGCATGAACACCACCCCAGCCGCCCCGAGCGGCGAACAGAACCTCGACCACCTGGAAGCACTGGCGCCGTGCCCGTTCTGCCGCCAGCCCGGCCGCATGCACGACGGCAGCGGATGGTATGGCGTGGGCTGCGACACGATCCACGCTGGCGTCATGTGCCACGGGTATTGCTCGGCGCGTCAGCACACGAGTGCCGCTGCGGCGGCTGCCGCATGGAACCGCCGCGCCGCGCCTGCCGGGTTGTCGACCGCGCTCGCCGAGGTCACGGCAAAGCTGGAACGCGAAGCGGCCGCCAGCCTGTCGTTGGGCATGGAGAACCGCGACCTACGCGACCAGCTCGCCCGCCGCGCTGCGCCTGTATCAGCGCCTATAGCCGGGGATGCGCTGCGCGCACGTTTCGAGCAGGTAGCGCCAGCGTTCCGCATAAACGTCGAGCGCTCCAAGCCATTCCCCGAGAAATACCAGTACCAGCATGCGCAAGAAATGTGGGAGTTCTGGCAGCAAGCCGCCCTCGCCAACCAGCCAGCGCCGACAGCCGCACCGGAGCAGGTTGCACAAGGTGCCGATGAAGCATTCATCGAGTGGATGGATGGTCGACTGTCTTCCAATCCGCCGAAACCAGCGACCGCCTATGAAGCTTACATAGAAGGTCGTCGCGCCGCCCTGTCGCAGCCATCCGAGGCCGCGCCGCTGGTGCATGGCGACTACGTACTAATGCCGCGTCGCCTGACGGCTGAAAACGGCGCGAAGGCCGCGATGATCGGCGAGTTCCACGAAGAAATCACCGTCCGCTGTCCAGACTGCGACGGCGCCGACGACGACCACTACTGCGCTTCCTGCAACGATGAAGGAACTGCGCAACAGGCGGTTCCGGTCCAATGGGACACCATCAAGCAGATTTAC
This portion of the Telluria beijingensis genome encodes:
- a CDS encoding recombination-associated protein RdgC, translated to MFFRNLQIYRLPAPWGMTAQRLAAYLEPQGFVPTSSNELMRQGFDRPRGADGALVHEVAGQFLIALKTQKKILPSAAVNERAKAMAADLEKQQGFPPGRKAMRELKERAADEMLPKAFSVSRTTLVWIDPKNGWLVVDAAAPSRADDVVKLLLKAVDKMPLESLRVQRSPVAMMTGWLDADEAPHGFTIDRDATLRATGESRAQVGYKSHTLEPEDVRRHIAAGKQCTRLAMTWNDRISFVLTESLAIKGVKPLDVIRENAAAAADDTERFDNGFMLMSGELAKLLAGLVEALGGEAKL
- a CDS encoding 3'-5' exonuclease, producing the protein MTMTTSTLPVAAEAPQRRADDKRPTASLDWRGAEPGLARMSDAMIDTETLGTTPGSAILSLGAVMFGPDGLGETFYAPIDLASCVLAGLAIDPATVQWWMAQGDEARAAAFPTDAATLPQVLLAFQAWFVAQEARYPWCHGAGFDVPLLDAAFKACGLASPWAFWDVRDTRTLYDVAGVKVDRRAGTHHHALDDAISQAEAAARALRIVHAHKTITEVTP